The following are from one region of the Stigmatella ashevillena genome:
- a CDS encoding esterase/lipase family protein — translation MKQKSPFLLAALAAGTLGLSAPALAAAEKTTYPVVFAHGMAGFDDILGVDYWGDDFGTFVADPCDEFLEVYCNDLIDSGQRSFVGAVQPFESSEVRGLQLANQVESYMATSGAKYVSLVGHSQGGMDIRKAARLLRERKGYTAVKALLSISSPHRGSPVAQWVLKLGNGVTGVVDALARIFGDVIYGPGNDGYGAAKALVYNDFDAKDGKTTGAKAFNIAYPINASYASLYGSLMTAQYGLSVNPALYLVKEFFFDPDGDGYCVDDCDNDGAAGKGDGVKNENDDDGLVGINSQQMGYRLRYTEQSGLDKLSIDTSVGYVADINAPNATQMTSSSSLIIQDHIDVIGVGPDTFSEMEFYAAIIDYVAKND, via the coding sequence ATGAAGCAGAAGAGCCCGTTTCTCCTGGCAGCATTGGCCGCAGGCACCCTCGGTTTGTCCGCGCCCGCCCTGGCCGCCGCGGAGAAGACGACGTACCCCGTGGTGTTCGCGCACGGCATGGCCGGCTTCGATGACATCCTCGGGGTGGATTACTGGGGCGATGACTTCGGCACGTTCGTGGCCGATCCCTGTGACGAGTTCCTCGAGGTGTACTGCAATGATCTGATCGACTCCGGACAGAGGTCCTTCGTCGGTGCGGTGCAGCCGTTCGAGAGCTCGGAGGTTCGCGGGCTCCAACTGGCCAACCAGGTCGAAAGCTACATGGCCACCTCGGGCGCCAAGTATGTGAGCCTCGTGGGCCACTCGCAGGGCGGCATGGACATCCGCAAGGCCGCGCGCCTGCTGCGTGAGCGCAAGGGCTACACCGCCGTGAAGGCGCTGCTGAGCATCTCCTCGCCGCACCGGGGCTCGCCGGTGGCCCAGTGGGTCCTGAAGCTCGGCAACGGCGTCACGGGTGTCGTGGACGCCCTGGCCCGTATCTTCGGGGACGTCATCTATGGTCCGGGCAATGACGGCTACGGGGCCGCCAAGGCGCTCGTCTACAACGACTTCGATGCGAAGGATGGCAAGACGACGGGGGCGAAGGCGTTCAATATCGCCTACCCGATCAACGCCTCGTACGCGTCGCTGTACGGCTCGTTGATGACTGCCCAGTACGGCCTGAGCGTCAACCCCGCCCTGTACCTGGTGAAGGAGTTCTTCTTCGATCCGGACGGGGATGGCTACTGCGTCGATGACTGCGACAACGACGGGGCCGCGGGCAAGGGCGACGGCGTGAAGAACGAGAACGATGACGACGGTCTGGTGGGCATCAACTCCCAGCAGATGGGCTACCGGCTGCGGTACACCGAGCAGTCCGGGCTGGACAAGCTCTCCATCGACACGTCGGTGGGCTACGTGGCCGACATCAATGCGCCCAATGCCACGCAGATGACGTCTTCCTCGAGCCTCATCATCCAGGACCACATCGATGTGATCGGCGTGGGCCCGGACACGTTCAGCGAGATGGAGTTCTACGCGGCCATCATCGACTACGTGGCGAAGAACGACTAG